The following nucleotide sequence is from Nomia melanderi isolate GNS246 chromosome 10, iyNomMela1, whole genome shotgun sequence.
aactttttttaataaaaatgataatattagaatttaatatattatattaaaacatgCATTAAATACAGAATCATCATAAACAATACTTAGTCcaacgtattaaaaaaaaaaaaaaaactcttTCCTTATTTAATTCGTAAATATATTGCAGTCAATGAACAAGAACAAGAACTTGTCAATGTCGAAGAATATCACGGCGGTAGATTCAGAAGGTTTACCTGTTCTATTGGCGTAGGAAGCGGTCTTTGCAATTTGCATTGTAAGGAGATGGGCAAATCAGGTGGTCACTGCGATGGGTTCACATGTGTCTGTCGGAAGTAtgttattttctgaaaaatttgttgtacaatatttcatatatatatattaacgtTCCGCAATACTTTTTACAGCTGAGTCTACTAATCACGGTTTTGGTGCATTCCCTCGTTTCTTTTGGTTATCTTCTCTTTCCTACATAAAAGATTGCTACTTACTTATCATTATTGCTTCCAGTTTACTAAGTCTTATTGTTCATGTAAGAACATTATgacaaactgaataataaacaaatttattcctTCTAACAAGATTTTTATTctcttaatcccttgccttataacaacgtgttagactcgtgatgaagattttcaatctgATTTAACAGGtacatattattcttctgtaatcaattattatacttaaaagcaaCCATATAAATAGAGAATGCCTACAATTTTCCCCTTTTTCCAATAAACGATtagtgacaaagtagtcgtgtcagtcagagttgagaaaaaaatcatggggcaaggggttaaaaaccgCACTACAATGAAATCCTACTGAAGTTATTTCAATCATTGTACAACAGTAATAGCTTTAGAAAAacaatacataatttataaacaatctGCACATAATCCATGTATAGTGAAATAAACATATAACAGAAAAACCTCACTGTCATCGCTAAACAGTAACTTCTTACTGTCACTCGAAATAAACTCACTACCCATCCTAGCTGCTTTCGAAGAAGATCGCATTCGAAGATAAGCTCGTTCCACATTCATACTGTaccaaaagaaagaaagatctCCCGAATAGTAGAACGTTCAAAAGAATCACGTGGTGAATGATCGCGGACGGGAAGAGGTAGCCGAGAACCGGAAGGGTATGAAGCAGCGAAACACGACTGGAAAACCAATACGCCTTGTGCGTCGGTATGCAATTAAAGGGTCGAGAGAGTTTACTGTCGATATTTTTCAACCAGCAATTATTGGAATCTTTTTGCTCATCCCCTCCCCCCCTTTCAGCCGAGCCACCATCCCGCTGATACAGCCAGGGTATAACTGGATCGGACTCACCAGCCACGATAGGCCTGCAGGACTCTTCTGTATGAAGTGCCCTTCAAGAGCGGACAAATGCGGCCACTATATGCACTTATGGTTCTTTCCAcgctttcattaaaaattggaCTCCGCTCTCTAAAGCACCTACCGTTCTCTCTcaccccccctctctctttctctctctgtctctctctctctctttctctctgttttccCTTCTTCATCTCACATTCGCTAGTTTCTATCGCGGCAACGTTTCCCTCTCTCTGTTTCCCCTCTATTCTTTCATCCATCCGCGCCGGTTCTAGCCTCTTTTTTCTCCCCCAACGGCGATCCTCTTTTTTCGCCACTTTTCGTTCCGTGTAGATCGGCAGGATATAGCTCGATGTCAGTCATATTCGGCGCTGGGCGGGCTTCTGGGGCCAGGCTCGGGAGAGGGACGAGGTTTTTTCATCTTTGTCCGTTACGGCGGGCAGCGGTGCGCGCGTCCGTCGAAAATGATTTTCCCTGGTATTCCGCGCGGGCATTTCAGCCTCTTCAACCATAATTCGGGATACCGGATACCTGGGCTGAATTGCAAATAACCACCGTGTCCCCGGCCACCCCTCAGTACGCTGCTGCGCGCGGCGGAACGTTTGTCTCATGTCAAATTGTACGCGGCTGGCTCGGGTTCTACGTGAACCGCCATCGTTTCGATGTTTCGTGGAATAATCGTGCCCGACTTTGATTAATATTATCGTCTACTTATATTTTAGGGGAAGCGGTGgggttaatttcttttttttattggtAATTGTTAGTTTGGTGTTGAGAAGGGTTAATAACTCGATGTCTTTAGAAGTTTCGTTTTAGTGTTTGGTTTGCTTTGTTGCTTGGAGATTTTGGTTTGTACATGTTTTAGGTATGCGGTTTTAGTCATTTGGTTTTGGTAAATTAGCAACGTTATATTTGTTGGAGATTGAGTATAATGGAAATACAATAAAGAGTTGGAGAAAGGAAGATTCGTTTGTAAACTCAATTGATTAATTCCTCGCTTAACCGTAGGATGTTATTGGTAATTTGGATTTgagatttttgatattttatgtaatttcacgGTGAAACAACGTTTTTGCTGGCGAACCGGTCGCGTGACAATATTATCGATGCgctaacaataaatattaacagaaCGTTTTCCTTCCTCCGGGACTATAGTAAAAAAATAAGGGTCATTAAACGTCGAcattgtatttgtattatttgaaCATGCGGTGATGCTACAGTAAAATTGGTATCAGAGAAAAGGTCATCAAACTTAATATCAGAATTTGTCCGATAAACATGTTTACAACTAATTTATCTTGCGTCATGTGCCGACGCGCGCAGCCGTGACAAGTTTATACATGGATAGGTTATCAAAATATTGTTTCGCATAGGAGAAAAACGCAGGTACACCTCGAAATTGCGTACTGCGATGAACAATGGATCCTCAATGAAAGTTtctcatttaatttattacttttgcGATTTAACGGAAATACACTGGTAGCACCTTTGCGCGCGATACGCAAGAGAGAGGATCTTCGATCGTCCACGAAGAGATGTCTCTACGAGTTTCTGGGCCCGCTTAAGTACTTTTATTTCCGTGCGCTATCAAACTGGGAAAACAGGATATTTTTCAGaaggttaaccttttgcactcgtatCTCATCCTGGAGATTACAATACAAATtcgttatactttatttatggtactttaaaaagtagcacactttaaaagattatatggattaaatcttattataatagtaacaaataaaataaatgtaaaacgttgaattctaccactgtaaattactttaattcatttccctaaaaataaatacaagtttacacccaaccaaattagaaatatatcgagtgcaaagggttaaagcaggaatatttcaatgaattttacatttagaAACTTGCAGCTGAAAGAATGCCTTTTGTCCAATTAATTTGTACAATGCTAAATGGTAGTCTTTTAGCTACAATCTTATTCAGTTCGCAATGTTGAAATTGTTGCGTATGCAAAGATATTGTTCGAAGAGAACTGTGATaactttaattacaaatatttagcAAAATATTGTAACgctaaaatataacatttaatactaaaactaacAATTAgatcaaaattacccattcctgatttcttcattttacaataagAAGGGAACagctgtttctctgagaaattattaaagaaattgctttAGCAATACGCATTctgatttttaaatcaattaaagtctcaatagatacattcttggagtttctataaaggaatttcaaaaagtcaatttaattgctcgatagttttagtgttaattcgcATATTTAAGGACTAATAGCCTAAACATTCAAATGTAACTAGTAATCTTCGATAATTATCTATCTCGATAAAGtagtagataataatataaaacgcTTTTCATATTTTGGACATGTCAAAAACGACATTGTTTGTTCGACAGCAATGATCAAGTGATGAACATAGCgtaagcattaaatattttaaaaacttgaagttgaatttaacaaaattccAGTAGATCATTTATCGGCGCACTCGGTGAATTAACGTAACAAATAGAACGTAATGTCCAAGGTCCGCGATAGTTATCGCACAGCTGAAAGGATCGAATTTGGCTCGGAGCGTGTGATTATAGTGTTTCATGCCGAAGAGGCGACAGCGACAGGCAGGGACCGCTTTCACGGGCGAAAATCAGCAAATCGCAGCCCGTTAATGAAACGTTATCACCGGTTACGAAATAGCAATGCGGTGTCCGCGATTTACATTCAACGGTCAATCTTCTTTACATTCTCATCAAAAACGTTTTAGCGAATGCGACCGACCAATTCGGTAGACTTTCCGTTGCGCGATCGTTAACTGGTTCAATCTTCTCACTATCTTGAGTGTCGTATAACAAGATTGATCTTGTCAATTTGGCAAAAGAGAGATCACTTCGTACTGTTACGTAAAATAATGACCGTAGTAATGTTTCAAGGGAAatgaagaaagagagagcgtCGTGCTACCATTTGTTTGATTTTCAGCTGATCGTGGCTACCTTCGATTACCAAACTTTCCCTTAAGCGACGTAAGCATTTAaacgtttatataattttctctgCAATCTATTATCTTAC
It contains:
- the LOC143174973 gene encoding sapecin-like; this encodes MLPRHSSKNPYIKTTRQVKTLNSELRFNLQKMKASILFAFFCLAVVAVMTTSAEKAEVNEQEQELVNVEEYHGGRFRRFTCSIGVGSGLCNLHCKEMGKSGGHCDGFTCVCRN